Proteins from a single region of Carassius gibelio isolate Cgi1373 ecotype wild population from Czech Republic chromosome A5, carGib1.2-hapl.c, whole genome shotgun sequence:
- the LOC128000205 gene encoding intraflagellar transport protein 25 homolog isoform X2, with protein sequence MPDAALSSYGAQVVLATSSDENHPPENIVDGKTETFWISTGVFPQELMIRFPDNKSIFNVSIHSYNIKRLRIEKGSSDDAYQCEAVADTGRCIMYYNTSAVSHTVWI encoded by the exons ATGCCGGACGCTGCTTTGAGTTCATACGGAGCGCAGGTCGTGCTGGCTACATCCAGTGATGAGAATCACCCTCCCGAGAACATCGTCGACGG aaAAACTGAGACGTTCTGGATTTCAACTGGCGTTTTTCCACAAGAGCTTATGATCCGCTTTCCAGATAACAAGAGCATTTTCAATGTTTCCATTCACAGTTACAACA TCAAAAGGCTGAGAATAGAAAAGGGTTCATCAGACGATGCGTATCAATGTGAAGCGGTTGCAGACACAG gtaGATGTATCATGTACTACAACACATCTGCGGTTTCTCATACTGTCTGGATATGA
- the LOC128000205 gene encoding intraflagellar transport protein 25 homolog isoform X1: protein MPDAALSSYGAQVVLATSSDENHPPENIVDGKTETFWISTGVFPQELMIRFPDNKSIFNVSIHSYNIKRLRIEKGSSDDAYQCEAVADTEFEHTESSLQANDISGSYISKNIFR from the exons ATGCCGGACGCTGCTTTGAGTTCATACGGAGCGCAGGTCGTGCTGGCTACATCCAGTGATGAGAATCACCCTCCCGAGAACATCGTCGACGG aaAAACTGAGACGTTCTGGATTTCAACTGGCGTTTTTCCACAAGAGCTTATGATCCGCTTTCCAGATAACAAGAGCATTTTCAATGTTTCCATTCACAGTTACAACA TCAAAAGGCTGAGAATAGAAAAGGGTTCATCAGACGATGCGTATCAATGTGAAGCGGTTGCAGACACAG AGTTTGAGCACACAGAGAGCAGCCTACAGGCCAATGATATTTCTGGGAGTTACATCTCAAAGAATATCTTCAGATAA